One region of Glycine max cultivar Williams 82 chromosome 9, Glycine_max_v4.0, whole genome shotgun sequence genomic DNA includes:
- the LOC100794734 gene encoding 2,3-bisphosphoglycerate-independent phosphoglycerate mutase, producing MGSTGFSWKLADHPKLPKGKTVAVVVLDGWGEATPNEYNCIHKAETPCMDSLKKGAPERWRLVRAHGTAVGLPTEDDMGNSEVGHNALGAGRIFAQGAKLVDLALASGKFFEGGGFKYIKESFENGTLHLIGLLSDGGVHSRLDQLQLLLKGVSERGVKRVRVHILTDGRDVLDGSSVGFVETLENDLANLREKGVDARIASGGGRMNVTMDRYENDWNVVKRGWDAQVLGEAPYKFTNALEAVKKLRAEPKANDQYLPPFVIVDESGKPVGPIVDGDAVVTFNFRADRMTMIAKALEYENFDKFDRVRFPKIRYAGMLEYDGELKLPSHYLVSPPEIDRTSGEYLVYNGIRTFACSETVKFGHVTFFWNGNRSGYFNSELEEYVEIPSDSGITFNEQPLMKALQIAEKARDAILSGKFDQVRVNLPNGDMVGHTGDIEATVVACKAADAAVKMILDAIEQVGGIYVVTADHGNAEDMVKRDKSGKPLLGKDGKIQILTSHTLEPVPIAIGGPGLAPGVRFRNDVPTGGLANVAATVMNLHGFEAPSDYETTLVEVVDN from the exons ATGGGTAGCACAGGTTTCTCATGGAAATTGGCGGATCATCCAAAGCTTCCAAAGGGTAAGACTGTGGCTGTGGTGGTGTTGGATGGTTGGGGAGAGGCCACACCCAATGAGTACAACTGCATCCACAAGGCTGAAACACCCTGCATGGATTCTCTTAAAAAG GGTGCCCCTGAACGGTGGAGATTGGTTAGGGCTCATGGTACCGCTGTAGGCCTTCCAACAGAAGATGACATGGGTAATAGTGAAGTTGGTCACAATGCTCTTGGGGCTGGTCGCATATTTGCTCAGGG TGCTAAGCTTGTCGACCTAGCTCTAGCCTCTGGAAAATTTTTTGAAGGAGGAGGTTTCAAGTACATAAAGGAAAGTTTTGAAAATGGCACATTGCATCTCATTGGGTTACTGAGTGATGGTGGAGTTCACTCCAGACTTGATCAGTTGCAG TTGTTGCTTAAAGGAGTTAGCGAGCGAGGTGTTAAAAGAGTCCGTGTCCATATTCTTACAGATGGCCGTGATGTTTTGGATGGTTCAAGTGTGGGGTTTGTGGAAACCCTAGAAAATGATCTTGCAAACTTGCGTGAGAAAGGTGTTGATGCTAGGATAGCATCAGGTGGAGGTCGTATGAATGTCACAATGGATCGTTATGAG AATGACTGGAATGTTGTGAAACGAGGGTGGGATGCTCAAGTTCTTGGTGAAGCCCCTTATAAGTTTACAAATGCTCTTGAAGCTGTCAAGAAGCTGAGGGCAGAACCAAAGGCCAATGATCAGTATCTGCCTCCTTTTGTTATTGTTGACGAGAGTGGGAAACCTGTTGGTCCGATAGTTGATGGAGATGCTGTTGTTACATTCAACTTCCGAGCTGATCGTATGACAATGATTGCTAAAGCTCttgaatatgaaaattttgacaaatttgATAGAGTTCGTTTCCCAAAAATCCGCTATGCTGGAATGCTTGAATATGATGGTGAATTGAAACTTCCAAGTCATTACCTTGTTTCTCCACCAGAGATTGACAGGACTTCTGGTGAATATTTAGTGTATAATGGTATTCGGACTTTTGCTTGCAG TGAGACTGTTAAATTTGGTCACGTCACATTCTTCTGGAATGGAAACCGCTCTGGGTATTTTAATTCAGAATTGGAGGAGTATGTGGAAATTCCCAGTGACTCTGGGATTACATTCAATGAACAACCATTAATGAAAGCATTGCAGATTGCTGAAAAGGCTAGGGATGCTATTCTTAGCGGGAAATTTGATCAG GTACGCGTCAACCTTCCAAATGGTGACATGGTGGGGCATACAGGTGACATTGAAGCAACAGTTGTGGCTTGCAAGGCAGCTGATGCTGCTGTGAAG ATGATTCTTGATGCAATAGAGCAAGTGGGTGGAATTTATGTTGTCACCGCTGACCATGGGAATGCAGAGGATATGGTCAAGAGGGATAAATCTGGAAAACCACTTCTAGGCAAGGATGGAAAAATCCAGATTCTTACTTCCCATACTCTTGAGCCT GTGCCAATTGCTATTGGTGGTCCCGGATTGGCCCCTGGTGTAAGATTCCGAAATGATGTTCCAACCGGCGGGCTTGCCAACGTTGCTGCAACTGTGATGAATCTTCATGGATTCGAGGCTCCCAGCGACTATGAGACAACTCTCGTAGAAGTGGTTGATAACTAG
- the LOC100805521 gene encoding uncharacterized protein produces MVFLKVISISSLGWFSFLSRISSYTSLYFDQLLLLLLYIFLLILFLLYAYYLMFCYSSSIMLLIFNRISGHIPLKITSIENGTVLKTFKHLLHQNKQVDFIELFHEKLLVKQENENQLFLTFINGTVSVWSFCGELVTQFEDHQLWHPDCYTNNTYITKDQDLIISYCKADSDDQWMEGNAGSINVSDILTGKCVAKLNATSSSIKADECNNSACNCNKQSHSCLLRSSVAEALEEVTALFYDEDRNEIYAGNRHDLDHVWSN; encoded by the exons ATGgtctttttaaaagttatttctaTCTCCTCTCTTGgttggttttcttttttaagtaggATCTCTTCCTATACTTCCCTTTATTTTGATCAATTACTTCTTTTGTTACTTTAtatcttccttttgattttgttccttTTATATGCATATTACTTGATGTTTTGTTATAGTTCTAGCATcatgttattaattttcaatagaATCAGTGGTCATATTCCCCTCAAGATTACATCCATTGAAAATGGTACAGTTCTCAAAACATTCAAACACCTGCTTCATCAGAATAAACAAGTGGACTTCATAGAGCTATTTCATGAAAAGCTTCTAGTCAAGCAAGAAAATGAGAATCAGTTGTTTCTTACTTTCATAAATGGAACAGTATCTGTTTGGAGCTTTTGTGGGGAGCTTGTTACCCAATTTGAGGATCACCAGCTGTGGCATCCAGATTGCTATACAAATAACACATACATAACAAAAGACCAGGATCTCATTATCTCTTATTGCAAGGCAGATTCTGATGATCAATGGATGGAAGGCAATG CTGGCTCCATTAATGTTAGTGATATCTTGACCGGGAAATGCGTGGCTAAACTGAACGCAACAAGTAGCAGCATCAAGGCGGACGAGTGCAACAACAGTGCTTGCAACTGCAACAAGCAAAGTCATTCATGCCTATTAAGGAGTTCAGTTGCAGAGGCTTTGGAGGAAGTCACTGCCCTCTTTTATGACGAAGATAGAAATGAAATATATGCTGGTAACAGACATGATCTTGATCATGTATGGTCTAACTAA